Proteins from a single region of Vulgatibacter sp.:
- a CDS encoding DUF1588 domain-containing protein: MRWRLPLLAALVASATACGSSEEASKAEDASSCVPTDKFFSQQVWQPFMGQQCYACHNAQGTARDSDLVLQPSTVPDYLRINLETVKNIARVEVGGTSVLLLKPSAQIEHGGGVQIQTGDEKYEALEELVSRFRTPVDCGDQGNGDGLAGLTTKGAAETLRKASLSLVGRLPTPEEEARVEDGGEEALSTILDEMMVEEAFYERVEEAWNDLFLTDRYLPGSRAIDLLDTADYPTRTWYQPPEGTVVDEAEVRRLRDLSNRAVAREAVRLVSHVIRNDRPFTEILTADYRLVNPFSAKTYGLDLSFADETDASEWKEAKVQGMEHAGVLTSHMFLNRFPTTATNRNRHRARMVFRFFLATDILKLAERPVDSTTIEGHNPTMNNPECTVCHGPMDPVAGAFMNWDARGRYRAPEEGWHSDMRPPGYGEATVPNDRRGESLRWLAEAIVADPLFVTATVQNTWTMLTGRAPLAPPQDPGAPDAAARQEAYETQNDFFTRVGEDFVADGYDFKTVVKRLVLGPYYRAENVEEGTKNAERFADLGPARFLTPEMLDRKIEAVTGYPWNSGGDGVGFLADVNQYRIFYGGIDSDSIVDRITAPNGVMANVGARMANEMACRAVPRDFVLDAADRRLFPAVELSYEPEDENGFEVPGAEEAIRANIAHLHRHVLGEILYPGDPELERTWQLFYETWKEGKAGIAAGTLDQYLQWSCRARTDFYSGEELPEALRVERDANYTARAWMAVMTYLLLDYRFLYE; encoded by the coding sequence ATGCGCTGGCGTTTGCCGCTGCTCGCCGCACTCGTCGCCTCCGCGACCGCCTGCGGTTCCTCCGAGGAGGCGTCGAAGGCCGAGGACGCCTCGAGCTGCGTCCCCACCGACAAATTCTTCTCGCAGCAGGTCTGGCAGCCCTTCATGGGCCAGCAGTGCTACGCCTGCCACAACGCGCAGGGCACCGCCCGCGACAGCGATCTGGTCCTCCAGCCCTCGACGGTGCCGGACTACCTGCGCATCAACCTGGAGACGGTGAAGAACATCGCCCGGGTCGAGGTGGGCGGCACCTCCGTCCTGCTCCTCAAGCCCTCCGCGCAGATCGAGCACGGCGGCGGGGTGCAGATCCAGACGGGCGACGAGAAGTACGAGGCCCTCGAGGAGCTCGTCTCCCGCTTCCGCACGCCGGTCGATTGCGGCGACCAGGGCAACGGCGACGGTCTCGCCGGGCTCACCACCAAAGGCGCCGCCGAGACGCTGCGCAAGGCGAGCCTCTCGCTGGTGGGGCGGCTCCCGACGCCGGAGGAGGAGGCCCGGGTCGAGGACGGCGGGGAGGAGGCGCTCTCCACCATCCTCGACGAGATGATGGTGGAGGAGGCCTTCTACGAGCGGGTGGAGGAGGCGTGGAACGATCTCTTCCTCACCGATCGCTACCTGCCCGGCAGCCGCGCCATCGATCTCCTCGACACCGCCGACTACCCCACCCGCACCTGGTACCAGCCGCCGGAGGGGACGGTCGTCGACGAGGCCGAGGTGCGCCGCCTCCGCGACCTGTCCAACCGCGCGGTGGCCCGGGAGGCGGTGCGGCTCGTCTCCCACGTGATCCGCAACGACCGGCCCTTCACCGAGATCCTCACCGCCGACTACCGGCTGGTGAACCCCTTCTCGGCGAAGACCTACGGCCTCGACCTCTCCTTCGCCGACGAGACCGACGCGAGCGAGTGGAAGGAGGCGAAGGTGCAGGGGATGGAGCACGCCGGCGTGCTCACCTCCCACATGTTCCTGAACCGCTTCCCCACCACGGCAACCAACCGCAACCGGCACCGGGCGCGGATGGTCTTCCGCTTCTTTCTCGCCACCGACATCCTCAAGCTCGCCGAGCGGCCGGTGGATTCCACCACCATCGAGGGGCACAACCCCACGATGAACAACCCCGAGTGCACCGTCTGCCACGGGCCGATGGATCCGGTGGCGGGCGCCTTCATGAATTGGGACGCCCGGGGACGCTACCGGGCGCCCGAGGAGGGGTGGCACAGCGACATGCGGCCGCCGGGCTACGGCGAGGCCACCGTCCCCAACGATCGCCGCGGGGAGAGCCTGCGCTGGCTCGCCGAGGCGATCGTCGCCGACCCGCTCTTCGTCACCGCCACGGTGCAGAACACCTGGACGATGCTCACCGGCAGGGCGCCGCTGGCGCCGCCGCAGGATCCCGGCGCGCCGGACGCAGCGGCGCGGCAGGAGGCCTACGAGACCCAGAACGATTTCTTCACCAGGGTCGGCGAGGATTTCGTCGCGGACGGCTACGACTTCAAGACCGTGGTGAAGCGCCTCGTCCTCGGCCCCTACTACCGGGCCGAGAACGTGGAGGAGGGGACGAAGAATGCGGAGCGTTTCGCCGATCTCGGCCCCGCGCGCTTCCTCACCCCCGAGATGCTCGACCGGAAGATCGAGGCGGTCACCGGCTATCCGTGGAATTCCGGCGGCGACGGCGTCGGCTTCCTGGCGGACGTGAACCAGTACCGGATCTTCTACGGCGGCATCGACTCCGACTCGATCGTCGATCGGATCACCGCGCCCAACGGCGTGATGGCCAACGTCGGCGCCCGCATGGCCAACGAGATGGCCTGCAGGGCCGTGCCGCGGGACTTCGTCCTCGACGCGGCGGACCGGCGCCTCTTCCCGGCGGTCGAACTCTCCTACGAGCCCGAGGACGAGAACGGCTTCGAGGTCCCCGGCGCGGAGGAGGCGATCCGCGCCAACATCGCCCACCTGCACCGGCACGTGCTCGGCGAGATCCTCTACCCCGGCGACCCGGAGCTGGAGCGGACCTGGCAGCTCTTCTACGAGACGTGGAAGGAGGGCAAGGCGGGCATCGCCGCTGGCACCCTCGACCAGTACCTCCAGTGGAGCTGCCGCGCCCGCACCGATTTCTACTCGGGCGAGGAGCTCCCCGAGGCGCTGCGCGTGGAGCGCGACGCCAACTACACCGCCCGGGCGTGGATGGCCGTGATGACCTACCTGCTGCTCGACTACCGCTTCCTGTACGAGTGA
- a CDS encoding DUF1501 domain-containing protein, with amino-acid sequence MDRRDFLKLASYAGLSLGFPAVLPRSASAQAPYDGPLWVMVHAGGGWDPTSLCDPKGMLFADDPEAMNRSYLAADIGTAGNLRYAPVGGNQLFFEKYASRLLVLNGVDTETNSHDSGTRNVWSGKLAEGHPCFAALVAAAVGPEKPMSFLTSGGYDFTSGLVAPTRTGNMGALTRIAFPDLMDPANAESRFHTAATAERIAAAQRARLEALMAKQQLPLVRNEMNMLFNARAGENELRMLTEFLPATLDTSNNPLKRQAQVAIAGYRAGITVAANLTLGGFDTHGNHDAAHIPRLQLLLEGVDFLMTEAEAAGVGDRVVVVVGSDFGRTPGYNEGNGKDHWSVTSLMLMGPGIRGNRVIGSTDERHRPLAVNPETLQTDPDGVRIKPAHVHRALRRLAGIEGADGSYGFPLPGEDLPLFS; translated from the coding sequence ATGGATCGTCGCGATTTCCTCAAGCTCGCATCGTACGCAGGCCTCTCCCTGGGCTTTCCGGCGGTGCTTCCCCGCAGCGCTTCCGCGCAGGCCCCCTACGACGGGCCGCTCTGGGTCATGGTCCACGCAGGCGGCGGCTGGGATCCCACCAGCCTCTGCGATCCGAAGGGCATGCTCTTCGCCGACGATCCGGAGGCGATGAACCGGTCGTACCTGGCAGCGGACATCGGCACCGCCGGCAACCTTCGCTACGCGCCGGTTGGCGGCAACCAGCTCTTCTTCGAGAAGTACGCGAGCCGGCTCCTCGTGCTGAACGGCGTCGACACCGAGACCAACAGCCACGATAGCGGCACCCGCAACGTCTGGAGCGGCAAGCTCGCCGAGGGGCACCCGTGCTTCGCGGCCCTGGTCGCTGCGGCGGTGGGCCCCGAGAAGCCGATGTCCTTCCTCACCTCGGGGGGCTACGACTTCACGTCGGGGCTGGTGGCGCCGACCCGCACCGGCAACATGGGGGCGCTCACCCGGATCGCCTTCCCGGACCTCATGGATCCCGCCAACGCCGAGAGCCGCTTCCACACCGCGGCCACCGCGGAGCGGATCGCTGCAGCGCAGCGGGCCCGCCTCGAGGCCCTGATGGCGAAGCAGCAGCTGCCGCTGGTGCGCAACGAGATGAACATGCTCTTCAACGCCCGCGCCGGCGAGAACGAGCTGCGGATGCTCACCGAGTTCCTCCCGGCGACCCTCGACACCAGCAACAACCCGCTCAAGCGCCAGGCGCAGGTGGCGATCGCCGGCTACCGGGCCGGGATCACCGTGGCGGCGAACCTCACCCTGGGCGGCTTCGACACCCACGGCAACCACGACGCCGCCCACATCCCGCGGCTGCAGCTGCTGCTCGAGGGCGTGGATTTCCTCATGACCGAGGCGGAAGCGGCTGGCGTCGGCGACCGGGTGGTGGTCGTGGTCGGCTCCGACTTCGGCCGCACCCCCGGCTACAACGAGGGCAACGGCAAGGACCATTGGTCGGTGACGAGCCTGATGCTCATGGGCCCCGGGATCCGCGGCAACCGCGTGATCGGCTCCACCGACGAGCGGCACCGCCCGCTGGCCGTGAACCCCGAGACCCTGCAGACCGATCCGGACGGCGTGCGGATCAAGCCGGCCCACGTGCACCGCGCGCTGCGGCGGCTGGCGGGGATCGAGGGGGCCGACGGCAGCTACGGCTTCCCGCTGCCTGGCGAGGATCTGCCGCTCTTCTCCTGA